In a single window of the Balaenoptera acutorostrata chromosome 3, mBalAcu1.1, whole genome shotgun sequence genome:
- the KLHL25 gene encoding kelch-like protein 25 has translation MSVSVHETRKSRSSTGSMNITLFHKASHPDCVLAHLNTLRKHRMFTDVTLWAGDRAFPCHRAVLAASSRYFEAMFSHGLRESRDDTVNFQENLHPEVLELLLDFAYSSRIVINEENAESLLEAGDMLQFHDVRDAAAEFLEKNLFPSNCLGMMLLSDAHQCRRLYEFSWRMCLVHFEAVRQSEDFNSLSKDTLLDLISSDELEAEDERVVFEAVLQWVRHDLERRKAHLPELLRSVRLALLPSDCLKEAVSGEALLMADKRTRLIVDEALRCKARILENDGVVTSPCARPRRAGHTLLILGGQTFMCDKIYQVDHKAKEIIPKADLPSPRKEFSASAIGCKVYVTGGRGSENGVSKDVWVYNTVHEEWSKAAPMLIARFGHGSAELENCLYVVGGHTSLAGVFPASPSVSLKQVEKYDPEANKWTMVAPLRDGVSNAAVVSAKLKLFVFGGTSIHRDMVSKVQCYDPTENRWTIKAECPQPWRYTAAAVLGSQIFIMGGDTEFTAASAYRFDCETNQWTRIGDMTAKRMSCHALASGNKLYVVGGYFGTQRCKTLDCYDPTSDTWNCITTVPYSLIPTAFVSTWKHLPA, from the coding sequence ATGTCGGTCAGCGTCCATGAGACCCGCAAGTCGCGGAGCAGCACGGGCTCCATGAATATCACGCTGTTCCACAAGGCCTCGCACCCCGACTGCGTGCTGGCGCACCTCAACACGCTGCGCAAGCACCGCATGTTCACGGACGTCACGCTCTGGGCCGGCGACCGCGCCTTCCCCTGCCACCGCGCCGTGCTCGCCGCCTCCAGCCGCTACTTCGAGGCCATGTTCAGCCACGGCCTGCGGGAGAGCCGCGACGACACGGTCAACTTCCAGGAGAACCTGCACCCCGAGGTGCTGGAGCTGCTGCTGGACTTCGCCTACTCGTCCCGCATCGTCATCAACGAGGAGAACGCCGAGTCGCTGCTCGAGGCGGGCGACATGCTGCAGTTCCACGACGTGCGCGACGCGGCCGCTGAGTTCCTGGAGAAGAACCTGTTCCCGTCCAACTGCCTGGGCATGATGCTGCTGTCGGACGCCCACCAGTGCCGGCGGCTCTACGAGTTCTCGTGGCGCATGTGCCTGGTGCACTTCGAGGCCGTGCGGCAGAGCGAGGACTTCAACAGCCTGTCCAAGGACACCCTGCTGGACCTCATCTCGAGTGACGAGCTGGAGGCCGAGGACGAGCGCGTGGTCTTCGAGGCCGTCCTGCAGTGGGTCAGGCACGACCTGGAGCGGCGCAAGGCCCACCTGCCTGAGCTGCTGCGCAGCGTGCGGCTGGCCCTGCTGCCGTCCGACTGCCTGAAGGAGGCCGTGTCGGGCGAGGCCCTGCTCATGGCCGACAAGCGCACGCGGCTCATCGTGGACGAGGCGCTGCGCTGCAAGGCCCGCATCCTAGAGAACGACGGTGTGGTCACCAGCCCCTGCGCCCGGCCGCGCAGGGCCGGGCACACGCTGCTCATCCTCGGGGGCCAGACCTTCATGTGTGACAAGATCTACCAGGTGGACCACAAGGCCAAGGAGATCATCCCCAAGGCGGACCTGCCCAGCCCCCGCAAGGAGTTCAGTGCCTCGGCCATCGGCTGCAAGGTCTACGTGACCGGGGGCCGGGGCTCCGAGAACGGGGTCTCCAAGGACGTGTGGGTGTACAACACCGTCCACGAGGAGTGGTCCAAGGCGGCGCCCATGCTCATCGCCCGTTTCGGCCACGGCTCGGCCGAGCTGGAGAACTGCCTCTACGTGGTCGGGGGGCACACGTCCCTGGCTGGCGTCTTCCCGGCCTCGCCGTCTGTCTCCCTGAAGCAGGTGGAGAAGTACGACCCCGAGGCTAACAAGTGGACGATGGTGGCCCCGCTGAGGGATGGCGTCAGCAATGCCGCGGTcgtgagcgccaagctgaagctCTTTGTCTTCGGGGGGACCAGCATCCACCGGGACATGGTGTCCAAAGTCCAGTGCTACGACCCCACAGAGAACCGGTGGACGATCAAGGCCGAGTGTCCCCAGCCTTGGCGGTACACTGCTGCCGCCGTCCTGGGCAGCCAGATCTTCATCATGGGAGGCGACACAGAGTTCACAGCCGCCTCGGCCTACCGCTTCGACTGCGAGACCAACCAGTGGACGCGGATCGGGGACATGACTGCCAAGCGCATGTCCTGCCACGCCCTGGCCTCGGGCAACAAGCTCTACGTGGTGGGGGGCTACTTCGGGACCCAGCGGTGTAAGACCCTGGACTGCTATGACCCCACCTCGGACACGTGGAACTGCATCACCACCGTGCCGTACTCGCTCATCCCCACGGCCTTCGTCAGCACCTGGAAGCACCTGCCCGCATGA